AGATCCAGCAAATACGAACGCATGTTGGTGCGGATGTACATGTTGGTATCCACATCCACATTCTTCGGACGCAGATAAAAGATGTTGTCGCGACGGACCAGTTCCCAGCCGTCGCTGAAGCCTGTGCCAAAGTCTTTGACCTGCTCTTGCGGGCTGATTTCGATCTGTGTGGCGATTCCCAGTGCGGTGTTCACCTGAACAACCTGGTCTGGCTGGTAGGCCACTTCCCTCACCTCTTGTGCGAACGCAGCACCTTGCCATAAGGCACCAGCCACCAGCAGCGCCGCTACCCGGAAGCCGCGCTTGCAAACAGTCTTGTTGGTCATGGTTGTGTATCCCCCGTCCATTCAAAAAATCCAGTTGGAATCGAAAACATTGATCACTGGCCCAGCGTGGGCGTTGCCGGCGCGCCGGGCAAGCTCGGTTGCAGGGCTGGCGCCTGGGTCGGCGCGGCTTCGGGAGAGTCGCCCCCCCTGAAGCTGATGCCTTCCTCTTCGTTCAACACCGGAATGCTCTTGTCTTCGGTGCCGGCCTTGAACACAGGTGCGTTGAATTCATCGTCCACCTTGTAGGCCGTGACCTGAAAGCCCAACGGGTTGCGCAGCCGCAGTTCTTCGTTCATTTTCAGGTTCGCCTTGTATTCATACCGCAGCGTTGCCACGTGGCTGCTCAGATAAGTGCTCTTGCCCGTCTTTTTGTCGAACTTCCACTTTTCGAAGCGCACCGTGGCGCCGGTCGGGCGCGCGCCGCGCTCCTCGTCCAAACCGTTGAACACGATGCTGTTGACCTTGATGCGAATCGCATTGTCTCGACCCCAGCGCTTTTCGGGGCTGTTGGGGGTGCCGTCGAACTGTTTGACGAACAGGCCCTTGACCTGATCATTCGACATAGAGGCCACGTATTCCCAGTCGTGCTCGTTGATGGTGTCGTAGTCGTACCCCTCGCGCGACTGCACAAACCGCGCCACCTGGCTTCGGTTCAGCGCTTCACTGGCGTAAATGCCTGTGGCGGCGATGTTGTCGCGCAGGGGCGAGACCGTGCTCGTGCTGCGCTTGAGGTCGACCGTCACCAAATACGGCACCTTTTCCTTCAACGGCAACATGTAGGCGATACCCGCCACCAGGCACACAGTGACCGCCATCGAGCACATCGCCACGATCCATGCCCGGCGTTCGCTGCGCCTGACCATGGTGACCACGGAGGTTTCAAAATCCACCGATTTCTTGAGAATTTGCTGCGAAGCTTCTGAAAGTTCGCGTTTGAACAATGCCATATCAGCCCTGAAAAACCATTACATCCAACCCCGTCGGGCCCAAAACCCTCACCGGCTCGCTCAAGGCAGTTTCGTGACCAGCATCGACTTGTTGGGAGACACCTGCACCCGAACCTTCTGCGCCGCATAGGTGCGCCGCACCACGCCCAAAGCGCGCTGCAGGTTGTTGTCTTTGATGGCCGACAAACCGCTTACCAGGGTGAGATCGGTGGGGTATTGCCAATCCAGGGCGCCATCGCTCTCCTTGGCCCAGCGCTCCAGCATGTTGCGCAGACTTGAATCGGTGGGCAGCATCTGAAACTTGTGCAGCGCCACTTCTTCTTTCAGCGGGATTTCCTGCGGTTCGGTGTCCAGGCTGTTGAGGGGCTTCCAGTTGTCGGCCATATCAACAGCCACAGGGGGCGCCACACAGGCTTGCAGCAGTGCAACTGCGGCAACAACGAAAATAATGCGACCCAAAGTCAAAAACTTACGAACAGGCTGATGTGGTGTCATGTGCTTGAGGAGCAAATAGAAAAGAAAGGGAAGAGAATTGTGTGATTGTTGGGGCCAACCAGCTTTGCATTAAGAAGTCCAAACACCATCAGGCAGTGCCCTTGTTGGCATTGGCATGCTCAACGGTTCGCGAGCCGTATCTCAACTCAGCGTATTGCGCGCCAGCGGTGTTTGCGATCCCGGCTTGACCGGGCGGTATGGCATGAACATTGGTCGAAGACATAGCTCCGACTCCAGACCCTCCCCCACCATGCATGCTCTTGGCATCTGCATTGCCTTCAGCGCTTTTGACCGCGTTGGACTCCTTTGCAACTGCGGTGCCGCCCACCGATTGGCTGCCGTCCACTGGCAACGACCCGCCCGTGCCCCAATTGCGATTCTCCCGAAACTTGGCATCCTCAACATCGGTGCCATTGGCATACTTCGGCAGGCCGGTACCAGCGGCCGCATTGCTGTTGTTGTTGGCGTTGTTGTTGACGTTGGAGCCGGTCCCTCCTCCGCGGAAGTCATTGTTGGCCGACTGACTGTCGTTGATCGACGCTACCTTTGCGTGGGCGCCACTGTCTGCGTTCAACCCCATACGGCCTGGTCCCATTTTCGAATCTGAGCCTGCAATGACATTGGAGCCACTGTTGGCCTTGTTCAACAACATGGCATTGTTGGAACCGGTCATGCCACCGGGGCCACCGTTGTAGCCCAGGTTGGGCGCAACGCCGCCGTTTCCGCTTGTGCCTAAGGCGCCCTGTCCGTTTTGTCCATTCTGGCCACTCATTGACCCCATCACGCCCATCACGCCAGCACCGGCCGCGCCGCCACCCATCATGCCCATCATGGCGCCGGCCGCGAACGAAGCACCCGAGTTGAAAAACTGCATGATCAGTGGCGGAATCATCATCAGCAATGCCGTTGACAAGGAGCCCAATGCCGCAAGTTGCATGGCACTGCCCCCAATATCGAACCCGATGCCCGTGCCAGCCAACATACCGTTGGCATAGAACGCCGCAATGATCATGGCGCCATACCGCATCATCATGTCGAGCAAGATGCTTGAGAGCAAAGTCAGCATGGCCAACGACACCATGGTGCCGAGCAGGAATTTGGCCCAGGTCACAAACATGCCGGAAGTCTGTTTGAACATCAAAAAGAAAATGAACAGCGGCGCCAGCATGATCGCCAGCGTGATGGAAATCTCGGCCATGATGGCCATGATTGAAACCAATACCGCCGGGCCGCTTTGCCCCACCAGTGCGGCGATTCGAGTCAATGAATTTCCATCTGCACCTACCTGTTGGCCACCGGGCAAACTGTCAATCAAAGCGTTAAAAACCTGCGCCACGGCGAGATTCATGTCAACGATCTGGTAAATATCGGTGCCTGCGCCCACAATGGCCGCGGTGATCAACCCCTGAAAACCCAACACGATTTCCGCGACCATTGGCGAATTCACCGCCAACAGCGAAACGACGGTCATGATGGCCACAATCTTGCCAGTCTGAAACAGCAGTGAAACCACCGGGGTGCGATTCGCCCCAGAAATCAGCATGAATCCTTGAAAAATCACCCAAATGGTTACAATGGTCGTGGAAATATAGGCCAAGGCCTTGCCCAATTGTCCTGCCACCAGCTCACGGTAGGTGCCAATCAACATGTCATCAATCAGATAACCACGTGTCTGGCACATGAATTCGGCGTTGTTGATCAGGGTGAGGTATTTGATGTCCAGGTTGGGACCCAAAGCCGTCAGCAAGGCAGCAGGAATGGATATGGTGGCGCAAGGCATCGGGGTGCTTCTATTCAAAAGGCAATGCGAGATTCAATGAATTGCATGTGGAAACATGCGACGAATTCCATGGTTCCACACACCGATCTACCTTGGGAATTTCACAGGCAAAGTGATGCTCAACCCAGCCGGCCCTGGTGCTGCTCGGGTGTCGGTCGCGCGGCGCGCCTCGGCCATTTGCATTTCAAACATAGCCTCACGTTGCTTGTAGCCAAAATGTAGAGCTTGAAGCTGCGTGGAATCGTTTTGCAAATTTGCTTGAATCCCCTGCAAAATAAACTGCTGTTTTTGCAACGCGCCCGCATTTGAAGTTCCAGAGCCATTATTGACTACTGTTTTAATCGATTCCCGTCGATCATTTATATTCTTAAGAATATCAAATGTTTGCTCCAAGGTCTTTATCCTCAGATTTCTCAAACCTATGCATGCATTATAATGATTTGCATTAAGCTTTTCATCGCCACAGTCCGCCGTCGTTCCTATGTATTTCTCGGGGTTTGCCAGGGGAATTGTTTTGAAATCCGCATCCAGCAA
This region of Hydrogenophaga crassostreae genomic DNA includes:
- a CDS encoding virB8 family protein, with amino-acid sequence MALFKRELSEASQQILKKSVDFETSVVTMVRRSERRAWIVAMCSMAVTVCLVAGIAYMLPLKEKVPYLVTVDLKRSTSTVSPLRDNIAATGIYASEALNRSQVARFVQSREGYDYDTINEHDWEYVASMSNDQVKGLFVKQFDGTPNSPEKRWGRDNAIRIKVNSIVFNGLDEERGARPTGATVRFEKWKFDKKTGKSTYLSSHVATLRYEYKANLKMNEELRLRNPLGFQVTAYKVDDEFNAPVFKAGTEDKSIPVLNEEEGISFRGGDSPEAAPTQAPALQPSLPGAPATPTLGQ
- a CDS encoding type IV secretion system protein, which translates into the protein MPCATISIPAALLTALGPNLDIKYLTLINNAEFMCQTRGYLIDDMLIGTYRELVAGQLGKALAYISTTIVTIWVIFQGFMLISGANRTPVVSLLFQTGKIVAIMTVVSLLAVNSPMVAEIVLGFQGLITAAIVGAGTDIYQIVDMNLAVAQVFNALIDSLPGGQQVGADGNSLTRIAALVGQSGPAVLVSIMAIMAEISITLAIMLAPLFIFFLMFKQTSGMFVTWAKFLLGTMVSLAMLTLLSSILLDMMMRYGAMIIAAFYANGMLAGTGIGFDIGGSAMQLAALGSLSTALLMMIPPLIMQFFNSGASFAAGAMMGMMGGGAAGAGVMGVMGSMSGQNGQNGQGALGTSGNGGVAPNLGYNGGPGGMTGSNNAMLLNKANSGSNVIAGSDSKMGPGRMGLNADSGAHAKVASINDSQSANNDFRGGGTGSNVNNNANNNSNAAAGTGLPKYANGTDVEDAKFRENRNWGTGGSLPVDGSQSVGGTAVAKESNAVKSAEGNADAKSMHGGGGSGVGAMSSTNVHAIPPGQAGIANTAGAQYAELRYGSRTVEHANANKGTA